A region of Vitis vinifera cultivar Pinot Noir 40024 chromosome 15, ASM3070453v1 DNA encodes the following proteins:
- the LOC100250612 gene encoding vacuolar protein 8: MVEDGGDEFLADNQSADKLLARAQELVPVALDNSREVKGFLGRWKMIISKLEQIPSCLSDLSSHPCFSKNTLCKEQLQAVLRTLKETIELAELCIKEKYEGKLRMQSDLDGLIGKLDLNLRDCGLLVKTGVLGEAMMPLTVAGSSAEPEAGTHSNIREFLARLQIGHLEAKHKALDSLVEVMKEDEKNVLAVLGRSNIAALVQLLTATSPRIREKTVTVICSLAESGSCENWLVSEGVLPPLIRLVESGSAVGKEKATISLQRLSMSAETARSIVGHGGVRPLIEICQTSDSVSQAAAASTLKNLSVVPEVRQTLAEEGIIKVMINLLDCGILLGSKEYAAECLQNLTASNENLRRSVITEGGVRSLLAYLDGPLPQESAVGALRNLVGSVSMEVLVSLGFLPRLVHVLKSGSLGAQQAAASAICRVCSSTEMKKLVGEAGCIPLLVKMLEAKTNSVREVASQALSGLVAISQNCKEVKRGDKSVPNLVQLLDPSPQNTAKKYAVSCLAALSSSKKCKKLMISYGAIGYLKKLNEMDIPGAKKLLERLERGKLRSLFTRK, encoded by the coding sequence ATGGTAGAAGATGGCGGAGATGAGTTTTTGGCTGATAACCAATCAGCAGATAAGTTGTTAGCTCGTGCGCAAGAGCTCGTTCCAGTGGCTCTTGATAATTCCAGGGAGGTTAAGGGGTTCCTGGGTAGATGGAAGATGATAATTTCGAAGTTGGAGCAGATCCCATCATGCTTGTCAGACTTGTCGAGCCATCCTTGCTTCTCGAAGAACACACTCTGTAAGGAGCAATTGCAGGCAGTATTGAGGACTTTGAAAGAAACAATTGAATTGGCGGAGCTATGCATTAAGGAGAAATATGAAGGGAAGCTTCGGATGCAGAGTGATCTTGATGGATTGATTGGGAAATTGGATTTGAATTTGCGGGACTGTGGGCTCTTGGTGAAGACTGGGGTGCTCGGTGAGGCTATGATGCCTTTAACTGTGGCTGGTTCATCAGCAGAACCAGAGGCTGGCACTCATTCCAATATAAGGGAGTTTCTTGCCCGCCTTCAGATCGGGCACTTGGAGGCCAAGCATAAAGCTCTTGACAGCCTTGTTGAAGTAATGAAAGAGGATGAGAAGAATGTGTTGGCTGTTCTGGGACGTAGCAACATCGCTGCTTTGGTTCAATTACTCACTGCAACTTCCCCTCGAATCCGGGAGAAGACAGTAACTGTCATATGCTCACTTGCAGAATCAGGGAGTTGTGAGAATTGGCTTGTTTCGGAAGGTGTTCTTCCACCTCTGATAAGGCTTGTTGAGTCTGGTAGTGCTGTCGGTAAAGAGAAGGCCACAATTTCGCTCCAGAGATTATCAATGTCAGCTGAAACAGCCCGTTCAATTGTTGGGCATGGTGGGGTTCGCCCGCTGATTGAGATCTGTCAAACCAGTGATTCTGTCTCACAAGCTGCAGCTGCTAGCACCTTGAAGAATTTATCGGTTGTACCAGAGGTTCGACAGACCCTCGCTGAAGAAGGGATTATAAAGGTTATGATCAATCTCCTTGATTGTGGAATATTATTAGGATCTAAAGAATATGCTGCAGAATGCTTGCAGAACCTCACTGCAAGCAATGAAAACCTTCGAAGGTCTGTTATCACTGAGGGTGGAGTTCGGAGCCTGTTGGCTTACCTAGACGGTCCCTTGCCCCAAGAATCTGCAGTTGGGGCATTAAGGAATTTGGTGGGCTCAGTTTCTATGGAAGTTTTGGTTTCTCTTGGTTTCCTTCCCCGTTTGGTTCATGTACTTAAATCTGGATCCTTGGGCGCACAGCAAGCTGCTGCATCAGCCATCTGTCGGGTTTGCAGCTCAACAGAAATGAAGAAACTGGTAGGTGAAGCAGGGTGCATTCCTCTGCTTGTGAAGATGCTGGAGGCCAAGACAAACAGTGTAAGAGAGGTTGCTTCACAGGCACTTTCAGGCCTGGTGGCCATTTCACAGAATTGCAAAGAAGTTAAGAGGGGTGATAAAAGTGTGCCAAATTTGGTCCAGTTGCTTGACCCAAGTCCACAAAACACTGCAAAAAAGTATGCCGTTTCCTGCCTCGCAGCTCTCTCTTCAAGTAAGAAATGTAAGAAGCTCATGATCTCATATGGAGCAATTGGGTATCTCAAGAAGCTTAATGAGATGGACATTCCTGGTGCCAAGAAGCTACTTGAGCGATTGGAAAGGGGGAAACTGAGAAGTTTGTTCACCAGAAAATAG